In Acholeplasma equirhinis, the following proteins share a genomic window:
- a CDS encoding (2Fe-2S)-binding protein, whose product MDKSHTIICKYEDITLKDIQRCLELGFTTVEDIKRLTRVGMGPCQGRDCIHLVIEEIHKFTGKPKSEIKGIKQRPNLSTIPLNALAKGDYNE is encoded by the coding sequence ATGGATAAATCGCATACGATTATTTGTAAATATGAAGATATCACTTTAAAAGACATCCAACGTTGTTTAGAATTGGGTTTTACGACAGTAGAGGATATCAAAAGGTTAACTCGTGTTGGCATGGGTCCTTGTCAAGGTAGAGATTGTATTCATTTAGTGATTGAAGAAATTCATAAGTTTACTGGAAAACCCAAATCAGAAATTAAAGGTATTAAGCAAAGACCCAATTTATCAACAATTCCACTTAATGCGCTTGCTAAAGGGGATTACAATGAATAA
- a CDS encoding (2Fe-2S)-binding protein, with amino-acid sequence MRIQNNQNLQKKKNIITFYFENKKMEGLEGDTIASALIANGVFVFSYGRKTNRPRGYSCSTDFCDGSCQMTVDGIENVKTCSRRLEPEMKVFRKKVTHHEKL; translated from the coding sequence ATGAGGATACAAAACAATCAAAACTTACAGAAGAAAAAAAATATCATAACCTTCTATTTTGAAAATAAGAAAATGGAAGGATTAGAAGGGGATACCATTGCAAGTGCATTAATTGCGAATGGTGTTTTTGTATTTTCATATGGAAGAAAAACGAATCGTCCGAGAGGATATTCATGTTCAACAGATTTTTGTGATGGCTCATGTCAGATGACTGTTGATGGAATTGAGAATGTAAAGACATGTAGTAGAAGATTAGAACCTGAAATGAAAGTTTTTAGGAAAAAGGTGACGCATCATGAAAAGTTATGA
- the pruA gene encoding L-glutamate gamma-semialdehyde dehydrogenase, with product MAYYPYETEKLVDFTIESNIKKFEEGIKTVRSYLGKTYPLLVDGKKIETDNLLKSFNPSNHSEVIGMIHQAGKFEVDLAIESALRNFETWKLTDYKMRADILFKSASIIRKRKFEFSSLLALEAGKPWAEADADTAEAIDFLEYYARSIYDVMEKDKHILSRKDIERNEYVYKPLGVCAVITPWNFPLAILAGMTTAAVVTGNTVLLKPAVTTQVIAYKFMEVLKEAGLPDGIVQFIPGDAIEVGEYIVTHPKVRFVSFTGSKAVGVRIYEKAAVVQPGQKWLKRVIAEMGGKDAMIIDEDCDLDFAASEVAKAAFSFAGQKCSAASRAIVHEKVYDSFIEKLVNITKTYKVGAAELKDTFVGPVNDDNAFNKITSYIEIGKKEGKLVFGGTNDKSKGYFIEPTIIKDLKKDSRIMQEEIFGPVLGITKFKTFDEALEIANSTEYGLTGSVISNNRENLEKARKHFEVGNLYLNRKCTGAIVGYQPFGGFNMSGTDSKAGGPDYLILHMQAKTISEMF from the coding sequence ATGGCATATTATCCATACGAAACAGAAAAGTTAGTTGACTTTACAATTGAATCAAATATAAAGAAATTTGAAGAGGGTATAAAAACTGTTAGATCTTATCTTGGTAAAACTTATCCACTACTTGTAGATGGAAAGAAAATAGAAACAGATAACCTATTAAAATCATTTAATCCAAGCAATCATAGTGAAGTGATCGGTATGATTCACCAAGCTGGTAAATTTGAAGTTGACCTAGCAATTGAAAGTGCATTAAGAAATTTTGAAACTTGGAAATTAACTGATTATAAAATGCGTGCTGATATTTTATTTAAGTCAGCTTCAATTATTAGAAAAAGAAAGTTTGAATTTTCATCACTTCTAGCTTTAGAAGCAGGTAAACCTTGGGCAGAAGCGGATGCGGATACTGCTGAGGCTATTGACTTCTTAGAATACTATGCACGTTCAATTTATGATGTGATGGAAAAAGACAAGCATATTCTTTCTAGAAAGGATATTGAAAGAAATGAATATGTTTATAAACCACTTGGTGTGTGTGCTGTCATTACACCTTGGAATTTTCCACTTGCAATCTTAGCAGGGATGACAACCGCAGCAGTTGTTACAGGTAATACAGTATTATTAAAACCTGCAGTTACAACACAAGTGATTGCGTATAAATTTATGGAAGTATTAAAAGAGGCTGGACTACCAGATGGTATTGTTCAGTTTATACCAGGTGATGCTATTGAAGTTGGAGAATATATCGTAACTCATCCAAAGGTAAGATTTGTATCATTTACCGGTTCAAAGGCAGTTGGCGTTAGAATCTATGAAAAAGCTGCAGTCGTTCAACCTGGACAAAAATGGTTGAAGCGTGTTATTGCAGAAATGGGTGGTAAGGATGCAATGATTATTGATGAGGATTGTGATTTGGATTTTGCAGCTAGTGAAGTAGCAAAAGCGGCATTCTCATTTGCAGGTCAAAAATGTTCTGCAGCAAGTCGTGCAATTGTTCATGAAAAAGTGTATGATTCATTCATAGAAAAGTTAGTAAATATTACAAAAACTTATAAAGTTGGTGCGGCAGAACTTAAGGATACTTTTGTTGGACCAGTTAATGATGATAATGCATTTAATAAAATAACTTCATACATTGAAATTGGTAAAAAAGAAGGTAAATTAGTATTTGGTGGTACTAACGATAAGTCTAAAGGTTACTTTATCGAACCAACGATTATTAAGGACCTTAAGAAAGATTCTAGAATTATGCAAGAAGAGATCTTTGGACCAGTCTTAGGTATTACCAAATTTAAAACATTTGATGAAGCACTTGAAATTGCAAATTCGACTGAATATGGTTTAACAGGTTCAGTAATTTCAAATAATAGAGAAAATTTAGAAAAGGCAAGAAAACATTTCGAAGTAGGTAATCTATATTTAAACCGTAAATGTACTGGTGCAATTGTAGGTTATCAACCATTTGGTGGTTTTAATATGAGTGGTACAGACTCAAAAGCAGGTGGACCTGATTATTTAATACTCCATATGCAAGCTAAAACCATCTCAGAAATGTTTTAA
- a CDS encoding LLM class flavin-dependent oxidoreductase, with product MTFGLTTFLEIGVDPKTGMTTHAERINQSIEEIVLADKVGLNYYGIGEHHRMDYAASSPQTILAAAAKLTKKIHLGSAVTVLSSEDPVRIYQEFATLDILTDGRAEIMAGRGSFIESFPLFGYALEDYNTLFSEKLEMLLRVREAEHVKWPGGKHTQKLNGEPVYPRSVQSKLKVSIAVGGTQTSVIRAAKLGLPIVFAIIGGEPIRFKPLVDLYKHFYLEAGHDMNEMEIGVHSHGIVTDENPEELVNRYYEPHHAAFSKLGQERGWGIYTKQHYLNSIQYGPLYVGDVDFVAKKIAKTMKDLGINRFLLHTPGSYMPHQDVLKSIEVFGLQVVPKVKELLK from the coding sequence ATGACTTTTGGTTTAACGACCTTTCTTGAAATCGGTGTAGATCCTAAAACTGGAATGACAACGCATGCTGAAAGAATCAATCAATCTATTGAAGAGATTGTTTTAGCTGATAAAGTAGGATTAAATTATTATGGTATTGGTGAACATCATAGAATGGATTATGCTGCATCAAGTCCACAAACCATTCTAGCAGCTGCCGCAAAATTAACTAAAAAAATTCATCTAGGCAGTGCAGTTACAGTACTTTCTTCAGAAGATCCAGTCAGAATTTATCAAGAGTTTGCGACTTTAGATATCCTTACTGATGGACGTGCAGAAATTATGGCAGGACGAGGCTCATTTATTGAATCGTTCCCACTCTTTGGTTATGCATTAGAAGATTACAATACATTGTTTAGTGAAAAACTTGAAATGTTATTAAGGGTTCGTGAAGCAGAACATGTCAAATGGCCAGGTGGAAAACACACACAAAAACTAAATGGTGAACCGGTTTATCCGCGTTCAGTTCAAAGTAAACTAAAGGTAAGCATTGCAGTTGGTGGCACACAAACATCTGTGATACGTGCAGCAAAACTTGGTTTACCGATTGTGTTTGCTATTATTGGTGGCGAACCCATTCGATTTAAACCACTTGTTGATTTATATAAACATTTTTATTTAGAAGCTGGTCATGATATGAACGAAATGGAAATCGGAGTGCATTCACACGGGATTGTAACTGATGAAAATCCAGAAGAGTTAGTTAATAGATATTATGAACCACATCACGCTGCGTTTTCAAAACTCGGTCAAGAACGTGGTTGGGGGATTTATACTAAACAACATTATTTAAACTCTATTCAATATGGTCCACTTTATGTTGGAGATGTTGACTTTGTCGCTAAAAAGATAGCCAAGACAATGAAAGATTTAGGTATTAATCGATTCTTACTCCACACACCAGGTTCGTATATGCCACATCAAGATGTTTTAAAGTCAATTGAAGTTTTTGGATTACAAGTCGTTCCAAAAGTTAAGGAATTATTGAAATAA
- a CDS encoding DUF1294 domain-containing protein — translation MHPYIIYIYVVLWFIMSLVTFILYKTDKVKAEKNKRRISEKTLLLSSFLLGSMGGLLGMYLVRHKTKHWYFVLVNWASFVLHVVILNLLLPDFSAFLS, via the coding sequence ATGCATCCATATATTATTTATATTTATGTTGTTCTTTGGTTTATTATGTCGCTTGTAACATTTATTCTTTATAAGACAGATAAAGTTAAAGCAGAAAAAAATAAGAGAAGAATTAGCGAAAAAACACTCTTACTATCAAGTTTTTTATTAGGATCAATGGGTGGCTTACTTGGCATGTATTTGGTTAGACATAAAACTAAACATTGGTACTTTGTTTTAGTTAATTGGGCATCATTTGTACTACATGTCGTGATTTTAAACTTACTTTTACCGGATTTTAGTGCTTTTCTAAGCTAA
- a CDS encoding NAD(P)-dependent oxidoreductase → MNIAIIGASGFVGRAIVSASLFKNHYVYAISRSGKFDNHPRLEVVHCDVFDEIKLHEVLKKADLIISSYNAGWTNPNLYQEFMEGSKHIINVVKKLEKRLIVVGGASSLLLSNGDSAITQISAEWKDKVKGSFDLLDVLRKDLTFPWTFISPAAEILPFDTHESYNVGGDYMLYNSKGKSQITVADLAKFIVEQAIQLNNIHKRLTICNI, encoded by the coding sequence ATGAATATAGCAATTATCGGAGCATCCGGGTTCGTTGGTAGAGCAATCGTTTCAGCTTCACTTTTTAAAAATCATTATGTTTATGCAATTTCACGTTCAGGTAAGTTTGATAATCATCCACGATTAGAAGTTGTGCATTGTGATGTATTTGATGAAATAAAACTGCATGAAGTTCTTAAAAAGGCAGATCTAATCATCTCAAGTTATAATGCAGGATGGACAAACCCTAATTTATATCAGGAATTTATGGAAGGTTCCAAGCACATCATCAATGTTGTTAAGAAATTAGAAAAACGATTGATAGTTGTTGGTGGTGCATCATCTTTACTCTTATCAAATGGTGATTCAGCTATTACACAAATTTCAGCTGAATGGAAAGATAAGGTAAAAGGTTCATTTGATTTACTAGATGTACTCAGAAAAGATTTAACTTTCCCTTGGACATTCATTTCACCTGCAGCGGAAATTTTACCTTTTGATACGCACGAAAGTTATAATGTTGGTGGAGACTATATGCTCTACAATTCAAAGGGTAAGTCACAAATTACAGTTGCGGATCTTGCTAAATTTATTGTAGAACAAGCTATTCAACTGAATAATATTCATAAACGATTAACAATTTGTAATATTTAA
- a CDS encoding NAD(P)/FAD-dependent oxidoreductase, with translation MNKKILIIGAGISGLSAAYHLSFIPEFEVTVIDKGYFMNGATGRNGAGIRTQWSTQLNILLSKYSVEFFEKGETHLDFKDSLEFKQQGYLILASDENEHEQFKKNVKLQNELGIPSQLLNKEETRKIAPLLNLDSFYSATYCKLDGHLNPFKVSQAFYLKCLKQGVIFKFFEEILDLKMTYQEIKAVVTNKETYYVDYVINCAGSYSKEIANMAGVDVPVYPEKHEILATEPVKPILGPMVMSFSKNFYIQQVPHGPLIMGQGGKHLESSHDQTSTVEFLENISKTVLEVLPGIGNVRVQRQWAGSYDMSPDRSPIISKTDVKNLIVACGFSGRGFMIAPATGLLIRDLVLNQKSSIEGIDLKDLSLERFKNELKINELSFV, from the coding sequence ATGAATAAAAAAATCTTAATTATTGGTGCAGGTATCTCAGGATTATCTGCAGCTTATCACTTATCTTTTATACCTGAATTTGAAGTCACTGTGATTGATAAAGGTTATTTCATGAATGGTGCAACAGGCAGAAATGGTGCGGGGATTCGTACTCAATGGAGTACGCAATTAAACATTTTATTATCTAAGTATTCGGTTGAATTTTTTGAAAAAGGTGAAACTCATTTAGACTTTAAGGATAGTTTAGAATTTAAACAACAAGGTTATTTAATACTTGCATCAGATGAAAATGAACATGAACAATTTAAAAAGAATGTAAAACTTCAAAATGAACTTGGTATTCCAAGTCAATTATTAAATAAAGAAGAAACTAGAAAAATAGCACCACTACTTAATTTAGATAGTTTCTATAGTGCAACTTATTGTAAACTTGATGGTCATTTAAACCCATTTAAAGTAAGTCAAGCATTTTATTTGAAGTGTTTAAAACAAGGTGTTATTTTTAAATTTTTTGAAGAAATTCTTGATTTAAAAATGACATATCAAGAAATTAAAGCAGTTGTTACAAATAAAGAAACCTATTATGTAGATTATGTTATCAACTGTGCTGGAAGTTATTCAAAAGAAATTGCCAATATGGCAGGTGTTGATGTACCAGTTTACCCTGAAAAACATGAAATACTTGCAACTGAACCGGTAAAACCGATCTTAGGTCCAATGGTCATGAGTTTTTCAAAAAACTTTTATATTCAACAAGTTCCACATGGACCACTTATTATGGGACAAGGTGGTAAACATTTAGAGTCAAGTCATGATCAAACATCAACAGTAGAATTTTTAGAAAATATTTCAAAAACAGTTTTAGAGGTACTACCAGGAATTGGTAATGTGCGTGTGCAAAGACAATGGGCAGGTAGCTATGACATGTCACCAGATCGTTCACCAATTATTTCAAAAACAGATGTGAAAAATTTAATTGTTGCATGTGGGTTCTCTGGACGTGGATTTATGATTGCACCAGCAACAGGACTATTAATTAGAGATTTAGTACTTAATCAAAAATCTTCAATTGAAGGTATTGATTTAAAAGATTTGAGTTTAGAAAGATTTAAAAACGAATTAAAAATAAATGAACTTTCATTTGTCTAA
- a CDS encoding FAD-dependent oxidoreductase encodes MKSYDLVIIGGGVAGIAAAIEATKLSMNAIIIEQGFTLGGKTRLIAHKMKSYNQNGQELLEVLLKDLDFTKVDILTNHSVAAIYTDLVVTATNGEDFVKVQAKSILVTTGTYQKTIAFPNNDLPNIFGVITTIELLNLYGIKPGNEAIILGSSFTELVKMYLEIAEIKIVEVIDPNDLIEAFGKDKFEGVRTSKGEYKADFLVVCGGLLPAKELLNMLDAEMEYDSFYDAYKPKLENHQTSINGVFVAGNLSGMKKIHENIEEAKETVNVIYKRLGESNG; translated from the coding sequence ATGAAAAGTTATGATTTAGTCATTATTGGTGGAGGTGTTGCAGGTATAGCTGCAGCGATAGAAGCTACAAAGTTAAGCATGAATGCAATCATTATTGAACAAGGGTTTACATTAGGTGGTAAGACAAGACTCATTGCACATAAAATGAAAAGTTATAATCAAAATGGACAAGAACTCCTTGAAGTACTGTTAAAAGATTTAGATTTTACAAAAGTTGATATATTAACGAATCACTCAGTTGCAGCTATTTATACAGATTTGGTGGTAACTGCAACAAATGGTGAAGATTTTGTTAAAGTTCAAGCTAAATCCATTTTGGTTACAACTGGTACCTATCAAAAGACAATCGCATTCCCTAATAATGATTTACCAAATATTTTCGGTGTCATTACCACGATTGAATTACTTAATTTATACGGTATTAAACCAGGTAATGAAGCGATAATTTTAGGAAGTTCATTTACTGAACTTGTAAAGATGTATTTAGAAATAGCTGAAATTAAAATTGTTGAAGTCATCGATCCAAATGATTTAATTGAAGCATTTGGTAAGGATAAGTTTGAAGGTGTAAGAACTTCAAAAGGTGAATATAAAGCTGATTTTTTAGTTGTTTGTGGCGGTTTATTACCAGCAAAAGAACTTTTGAATATGCTTGATGCAGAAATGGAATATGACTCATTTTATGATGCATATAAACCTAAATTAGAAAATCATCAAACAAGTATCAATGGTGTCTTTGTTGCAGGTAATTTATCTGGTATGAAAAAGATTCATGAAAACATTGAGGAAGCGAAAGAAACTGTCAATGTAATCTATAAAAGGTTAGGTGAATCTAATGGATAA
- a CDS encoding DUF2188 domain-containing protein: MLVFETGLDFSGWGWQEIAIVAAALFLVIVLLAVLLKPKGKKAPKQVPASKPQTDVKLEQKAEVKAETKKEEVKAEPKVETKKEEPKAEPVKETPKAEPVKETPKADDSEELDEETAEKKEKSAKKKVAKYHISQNKDDDSEYANWWRVRKEGSQKTIKYFKTQKEAIAYAEKLAENQDSSIVIHKKDGSIRKQDYSKKD, translated from the coding sequence ATGTTAGTATTTGAAACGGGATTAGATTTTTCAGGTTGGGGTTGGCAAGAAATCGCAATCGTTGCAGCAGCATTGTTTTTAGTTATTGTTTTACTTGCTGTTCTTTTAAAACCTAAAGGTAAAAAAGCACCAAAACAAGTTCCAGCATCAAAACCACAAACAGATGTGAAATTGGAACAAAAAGCCGAGGTTAAGGCAGAAACTAAAAAAGAAGAAGTAAAAGCCGAACCTAAAGTTGAGACTAAAAAAGAAGAACCAAAGGCAGAACCAGTCAAAGAAACGCCAAAGGCAGAACCAGTAAAAGAGACACCGAAAGCTGATGATTCAGAAGAACTTGATGAAGAAACTGCTGAAAAAAAGGAAAAATCTGCTAAGAAAAAAGTTGCAAAATATCATATTTCACAAAATAAAGATGATGATAGTGAATATGCAAATTGGTGGCGTGTAAGAAAAGAAGGTTCTCAAAAGACAATCAAGTATTTCAAAACTCAAAAAGAAGCGATTGCCTACGCTGAAAAATTAGCAGAAAATCAAGATTCATCAATTGTAATTCACAAAAAAGATGGATCAATCAGAAAACAAGATTATTCTAAGAAAGATTAA
- a CDS encoding iron chaperone, which translates to MGYIENFDQYVNLIKEDYKKHAFLEVINFIKNEYPELKLEMKWNQPMFIHQGTFILAVSTLKNHMSIAPELKAMTYFRDEIIMAGYEETSQLFRIKYKEPVNYTLLKRIIDFNIKDKMGYDKFWRA; encoded by the coding sequence ATGGGATATATTGAAAATTTTGATCAGTATGTAAATCTGATTAAAGAAGACTATAAAAAGCATGCATTTTTAGAAGTGATTAATTTCATTAAAAATGAATATCCAGAATTGAAATTAGAAATGAAATGGAATCAACCTATGTTTATTCATCAAGGTACTTTTATTCTTGCAGTTAGTACATTGAAAAATCATATGTCAATTGCACCTGAGTTAAAGGCTATGACATATTTTAGAGATGAAATAATCATGGCTGGTTATGAAGAAACTTCACAATTATTTAGAATAAAATATAAAGAACCTGTTAACTATACATTATTAAAGCGTATCATTGACTTTAACATCAAAGATAAAATGGGTTATGATAAGTTTTGGAGAGCGTAA